From the genome of Scytonema hofmannii PCC 7110, one region includes:
- the plsY gene encoding glycerol-3-phosphate 1-O-acyltransferase PlsY, with amino-acid sequence MTIWLSLCGAILVLAYLLGSIPTGYTVARLLKGIDIREVGSGSTGATNVLRTLGTGPGAFVLLVDCLKGVLAIVLVYWFFDFAPSQNFVPSTVNPQLWQPWMVTLAGLFALLGHSKSIFLGFTGGKSVATSLGLLLSLNWMVGLATAGVFGVVVAISRIVSLSSIVGAIAVPILMVLLHQPLPYVLFGVVGGLYVILRHSSNIQRLLAGTEPKIGQKVQVEAEPISEPTVNSAS; translated from the coding sequence ATGACTATTTGGTTAAGTTTGTGTGGGGCGATTTTGGTTTTGGCTTACCTACTGGGTTCGATCCCTACCGGATATACAGTAGCTAGGCTTCTTAAGGGTATTGATATTCGGGAAGTTGGTTCTGGCTCAACTGGTGCAACCAATGTACTGAGAACATTGGGGACTGGACCGGGGGCTTTTGTTTTACTGGTGGATTGTTTGAAGGGAGTCTTGGCAATAGTCCTAGTTTACTGGTTTTTTGACTTTGCCCCCAGTCAAAACTTTGTTCCTTCAACGGTGAATCCTCAATTATGGCAACCTTGGATGGTGACTTTGGCTGGCTTATTTGCTCTATTGGGACATAGCAAATCTATATTTTTAGGCTTTACTGGTGGGAAATCGGTGGCTACCAGTTTGGGGCTTTTGCTTTCTCTGAATTGGATGGTTGGTTTGGCAACAGCAGGTGTGTTTGGTGTTGTTGTGGCAATATCGCGGATTGTTTCTTTAAGCTCTATTGTGGGTGCGATCGCAGTTCCTATTTTGATGGTACTTTTGCATCAACCACTACCTTACGTTCTGTTTGGAGTTGTTGGTGGCTTATATGTTATTTTGCGCCACAGCAGCAATATTCAACGTTTGCTAGCTGGGACTGAACCAAAAATTGGGCAGAAGGTACAGGTGGAGGCGGAACCAATATCGGAACCAACTGTAAACTCAGCTAGTTAA
- a CDS encoding DUF3086 domain-containing protein, which produces MNPEEFQTPQPTDEPLMKNQEQEIKSEQPEKSSVESVVEISAQNPQVDTKQDRTASVLPVSDVKPTNVTVGLTEESTTEVVTQLEQEITALESDIKSESDKSREEAEAAQRLQDLQRQEQALRREIANLQASYKTLQLQLGETQMAMSQLVQEALSQLEQRKQALQISVEQLERRQERIRNEMRTTFAGASQDLAIRVQGFKDYLTGSLQDLAAAAEQMQLVPKSKPEPEVLEVREVRSEVKQKESQSITPQFAQQQFQDTIKQVRRLIDQYRTKPDYYGPAWQLRRTFEPMHAERVSNWFFNQGGRGALRTMGSRLQNILIASAVISILNKLYGDRVRTLVLANTPERLGEWRRGLQDCLGIGRPDFGPDRGVVLFETAEALAQKADRLEKANLLPLIVIDDSEEQISLALLQFPLWLAFAPDPKMMKTYDDDF; this is translated from the coding sequence ATGAACCCAGAGGAATTTCAAACACCACAACCAACTGATGAGCCATTGATGAAAAACCAAGAGCAAGAAATAAAATCTGAACAACCAGAAAAATCATCTGTGGAGTCGGTGGTAGAAATATCAGCGCAAAATCCCCAAGTTGACACAAAACAAGATCGAACCGCTTCTGTTTTGCCTGTATCAGACGTAAAACCAACCAATGTTACAGTTGGGTTAACAGAAGAGTCAACCACTGAGGTAGTGACGCAGTTAGAACAAGAAATTACCGCCCTGGAGTCAGACATAAAATCAGAATCAGACAAGAGTCGCGAAGAAGCAGAAGCCGCCCAACGACTCCAAGATCTGCAACGCCAAGAACAAGCACTCAGAAGAGAAATAGCCAATCTACAAGCATCGTACAAAACTCTCCAATTGCAATTGGGAGAAACTCAAATGGCGATGTCACAATTGGTTCAAGAGGCGTTGTCTCAGTTAGAACAACGCAAACAGGCGCTGCAAATTTCTGTAGAACAATTAGAACGTCGTCAAGAACGCATTCGTAACGAAATGCGGACTACTTTTGCGGGTGCTTCCCAAGATTTAGCAATTCGGGTACAAGGTTTTAAAGATTACCTCACAGGTAGTTTACAGGACTTGGCAGCCGCAGCAGAACAGATGCAACTGGTGCCAAAATCAAAACCAGAACCAGAAGTGCTTGAGGTGAGAGAGGTTAGATCGGAAGTTAAGCAGAAGGAATCGCAATCCATAACACCTCAATTTGCCCAACAGCAGTTTCAGGATACAATAAAACAAGTTCGCCGTTTGATTGACCAGTACCGCACCAAACCAGATTACTACGGTCCGGCTTGGCAACTGCGTCGCACCTTTGAACCAATGCATGCAGAACGAGTATCCAATTGGTTTTTTAACCAAGGGGGACGAGGGGCTTTGCGTACAATGGGTAGTCGGCTGCAGAATATTTTGATTGCCTCAGCAGTTATTTCAATATTAAATAAGCTTTATGGCGATCGCGTCAGGACTCTAGTATTAGCTAATACACCAGAGCGTCTGGGAGAATGGCGACGTGGTTTGCAAGATTGCTTGGGAATAGGTCGTCCTGACTTTGGACCGGATCGAGGTGTAGTATTATTTGAAACAGCCGAAGCCTTAGCACAAAAAGCAGACAGACTGGAAAAAGCCAATTTATTACCCTTGATTGTAATTGACGACTCTGAAGAGCAAATTAGTTTAGCATTACTGCAATTTCCCCTATGGCTAGCTTTTGCTCCTGACCCTAAAATGATGAAAACTTATGATGATGATTTTTAA
- a CDS encoding DUF3119 family protein, with product MATSYTSNSVSTVELKPSYNIPVVLVIAAIPLLFVQLWVGLFVTLLGLFLMFQAVTIRLRFTATNLDIYRGDTLIRCFPYREWQNWRIFWNPVPILFYFKEINSIHFLPIIFDPKTLKACLEERCPRN from the coding sequence ATGGCGACTTCATACACCTCCAACTCGGTATCAACCGTAGAACTCAAGCCCAGTTACAATATACCTGTGGTATTAGTTATTGCTGCAATTCCACTACTTTTCGTGCAGCTTTGGGTGGGCTTGTTTGTGACACTGCTTGGCTTGTTTCTCATGTTTCAGGCGGTAACAATACGTTTGAGGTTTACCGCTACCAACTTAGATATTTACAGAGGCGACACATTAATTCGCTGCTTTCCCTATAGAGAATGGCAGAATTGGCGCATATTCTGGAATCCAGTTCCCATCTTGTTTTATTTTAAAGAAATAAACAGCATTCACTTTTTGCCAATTATATTTGACCCCAAAACTCTAAAAGCTTGTTTAGAAGAACGCTGTCCGCGTAATTAG
- a CDS encoding MlaE family lipid ABC transporter permease subunit, whose protein sequence is MTNDTSKSSFGTWSQRLLAATFLSGQVIIHLLRGKIHWRNTLEQLAAVGPDSLFIALLTAVFVGAVFTIQVAREFITFGAGNIVGGVLSVALTRELSPVLTAVIIAGRVGSAFAAEIGTMRVTEQIDALLMLKTDPIDYLVIPRVLACCIMLPILTLLSLVTGMLGGMLIATNVYNLSDTVFLDSARNFLNTWDILSAMVKACCFGVLIAVIGCNWGLTTTGGAKGVGQSTTTAVVTSLLIIFISNFFLSWIMFQGSGSALMQGF, encoded by the coding sequence ATGACAAATGACACATCTAAATCCAGTTTCGGAACCTGGAGTCAGCGATTGCTGGCTGCGACTTTTTTGAGTGGACAAGTCATAATTCACTTACTGAGAGGAAAAATCCATTGGCGGAACACTTTAGAGCAACTAGCAGCAGTCGGACCAGATTCGCTGTTTATTGCCTTGTTGACAGCAGTGTTTGTTGGTGCAGTATTTACCATCCAGGTAGCACGGGAGTTTATTACCTTTGGTGCTGGCAATATTGTTGGTGGAGTGTTATCTGTGGCGTTAACACGAGAACTCTCACCTGTATTAACAGCAGTCATTATAGCGGGACGAGTTGGTTCGGCATTTGCAGCAGAAATTGGAACAATGCGAGTTACAGAACAGATCGATGCTCTTTTGATGCTTAAAACAGACCCGATTGATTATCTTGTCATCCCTCGCGTACTGGCTTGCTGCATTATGCTGCCCATTCTAACACTTCTATCCTTGGTAACCGGGATGCTTGGGGGAATGTTGATTGCAACAAATGTATATAATCTTTCAGATACCGTTTTTCTGGACTCAGCCCGGAATTTTCTTAACACCTGGGATATTCTGAGTGCAATGGTGAAAGCGTGTTGCTTTGGGGTTCTCATTGCCGTTATAGGATGTAATTGGGGATTGACGACAACAGGAGGAGCAAAAGGAGTAGGACAATCAACCACAACTGCAGTTGTGACGTCCTTATTGATTATATTTATTAGTAACTTCTTTCTTTCTTGGATAATGTTCCAAGGTTCTGGTAGTGCATTGATGCAAGGGTTTTAG
- the sppA gene encoding signal peptide peptidase SppA: protein MVWPFKPRFQKQIARIEITGAIASATRKRVLEALKTIEERKFPALLLRIDSPGGTVGDSQEIYSALKRLRSKVKIVASFGNISASGGVYIGMGAEHIMANPGTITGSIGVILRGNNLERLLQKIGVSFKVIKSGPYKDILAFDRELTEPEQNILQELIDTSYQQFVQTVADARSLGVETVRSFADGRIFTGQQALALGVIDRLGTEEDARRWACELVSLDPEKTPVYTLEERKPLLNRLVQGSIQASPGLSAGIDWVEFEMSTSGLPLWLYRP from the coding sequence ATGGTGTGGCCTTTTAAACCTAGATTCCAGAAACAAATTGCTCGGATTGAAATTACTGGTGCAATTGCCAGTGCTACTCGCAAGCGGGTATTGGAAGCGCTGAAAACAATAGAAGAAAGAAAATTTCCAGCGCTACTGCTAAGGATTGACAGTCCTGGTGGTACAGTAGGAGATTCTCAAGAAATCTACAGTGCATTGAAACGATTGCGCTCAAAAGTGAAAATAGTTGCTAGTTTTGGCAACATTTCTGCTTCGGGTGGGGTTTACATCGGTATGGGAGCAGAGCACATCATGGCAAATCCTGGTACGATTACGGGTAGCATTGGTGTGATATTGCGCGGTAACAACTTGGAACGCTTGTTGCAAAAAATTGGTGTCTCCTTTAAGGTAATCAAGTCAGGTCCTTACAAAGATATTCTGGCTTTTGACCGAGAATTGACAGAACCAGAACAAAACATTTTGCAAGAATTGATTGATACGAGTTACCAGCAGTTTGTACAAACGGTGGCTGATGCACGTTCCCTTGGTGTAGAAACAGTGAGAAGTTTTGCAGATGGTCGAATTTTTACCGGACAGCAAGCATTAGCGTTAGGTGTCATAGACCGATTGGGAACAGAAGAAGATGCTCGCCGTTGGGCTTGCGAACTTGTTAGTCTCGATCCTGAAAAAACTCCTGTTTATACCTTAGAAGAACGCAAGCCTTTGTTAAATCGTCTTGTACAAGGAAGTATCCAAGCTTCACCAGGGTTAAGTGCTGGAATTGATTGGGTTGAATTTGAAATGTCTACAAGTGGATTGCCTTTATGGTTATATAGACCATAA
- the aroH gene encoding chorismate mutase, protein MRAIRGATTVAENTVEAMQEAVTEILDELEKRNQLHPTDIISVTFTVTNDLNATFPAAIARKRPYWDVVPMLDVQQMQVDGSLEQCIRFLVHVHLPASAPIHHIYLRHAASLRPDWSLPILEGVGSRE, encoded by the coding sequence ATGCGGGCGATTCGCGGAGCAACAACCGTTGCAGAAAATACGGTTGAAGCAATGCAAGAAGCGGTAACGGAAATACTTGATGAACTTGAAAAACGGAATCAATTGCATCCAACGGATATTATTAGCGTGACATTTACTGTCACAAACGATTTAAATGCGACTTTTCCGGCGGCGATCGCACGAAAGCGTCCGTATTGGGACGTTGTACCGATGTTGGATGTACAGCAAATGCAAGTTGATGGTAGTTTGGAGCAATGCATACGTTTTTTAGTTCACGTCCATCTTCCTGCTTCTGCCCCAATTCATCATATTTATTTGCGTCACGCCGCCAGTTTGCGCCCTGATTGGTCTCTACCTATTTTGGAGGGAGTGGGGAGTAGGGAGTGA
- the crtR gene encoding beta-carotene hydroxylase: MLTSEASKPLTVPPKDFLAPPGDFNPTLLMFLVAVAILVLSNFGYWVWEWQHWVCFTANTLALHMAGTVIHDACHQSAHRNRVINAMLGHGSALMLAFAFPVFTRVHLQHHAHVNDPDDDPDHYVSTGGPLWLIAVRFLYHEVFFFKRQLWRKYELLEWFISRLIVVSIVYISIQYHFLGYLLNFWFIPAFVVGIALGLFFDYLPHRPFIERGRWKNARVYPNPILNILIGGQNYHLIHHLWPSIPWYNYQPTYYLMKPLLDEKGCYQSTGLLQKKDFFGFVYDIFLGIRFHHNK, from the coding sequence ATGCTGACGTCGGAGGCATCAAAGCCACTGACAGTCCCACCAAAGGATTTTCTAGCGCCTCCGGGTGATTTCAACCCGACGCTGCTCATGTTTTTGGTAGCGGTGGCAATACTAGTGTTATCTAACTTTGGCTACTGGGTTTGGGAATGGCAACACTGGGTGTGCTTTACTGCTAATACTCTTGCTTTACATATGGCGGGTACGGTGATTCACGATGCTTGTCACCAATCTGCTCATCGCAACCGAGTTATTAATGCTATGTTGGGGCATGGTAGTGCTCTAATGCTGGCTTTTGCTTTCCCTGTTTTTACAAGAGTCCATTTGCAGCATCATGCCCATGTTAACGATCCAGATGACGATCCCGATCACTACGTCTCTACAGGCGGTCCTTTGTGGTTGATTGCAGTGCGATTTTTATACCACGAAGTGTTTTTCTTTAAGCGGCAATTGTGGCGCAAATACGAACTACTCGAATGGTTTATCAGCAGGTTGATTGTCGTTTCAATCGTTTATATCTCAATTCAGTACCACTTTTTAGGTTACCTTCTCAATTTCTGGTTTATTCCTGCTTTTGTTGTGGGCATAGCACTGGGACTGTTTTTTGATTACTTACCTCATCGTCCTTTTATAGAACGCGGTCGCTGGAAAAACGCTCGCGTTTACCCCAATCCCATTCTCAACATTCTGATCGGCGGGCAAAACTATCATTTAATCCATCATTTGTGGCCCTCTATTCCCTGGTATAATTACCAGCCTACTTATTATCTGATGAAACCTCTCTTGGATGAAAAAGGCTGCTATCAATCAACTGGGTTGTTGCAAAAAAAAGACTTTTTCGGATTTGTTTATGACATTTTTTTAGGAATTCGGTTTCATCATAATAAGTAG
- the pyk gene encoding pyruvate kinase — protein MQLKDSLRRTKIVATIGPATSSPEMLKAIIEAGATTLRLNFSHGTHADHQRNIRLIRQTAFELNKPVAILQDLQGPKIRLGKFENGSIVLAKGDPFTLTNRPVVGMQDISCVTYEYLADEVPVGSRILLDDGRVEMLVEDINREKGDLHSRVTVGGTLSNNKGVNFPGVYLSIKAMTEKDREDLMFGLDQGVDWVALSFVRNPQDMIEIKELISSTGKQVPVIAKIEKHEAIEQMEAVLALCDGVMVARGDLGVELPAEDVPILQKRLIATANRLGIPIITATQMLDSMVNNPRPTRAEVSDVANAILDGTDAVMLSNETAVGKFPVEAVATMARIAERIEQEEAQNTNTRQLRDPKRSIPNAISQAVGQIAEQLGAAAIMTLTQTGATARNVSKFRPQTPILAVTPHVNVARQLQLVWGVKPLLMLELPSTGQTFQAAMNVAQERGLLSEGDLVVMTAGTLQGVSGSTDLIKVEVVTAVLGQGIGLGQGSVSGRARVTYTGMDASNFNHGEILVAPSTNADFVDAIRKASGIITEDESLTSHAAVICLRLGVPVIVGVKNATQVIRDGAILTMDVQRGLVYSGAVGTP, from the coding sequence ATGCAACTAAAAGATTCCCTTCGCCGGACAAAAATTGTCGCCACAATCGGACCTGCTACCAGCAGCCCGGAAATGCTTAAAGCCATTATTGAAGCTGGTGCAACAACGTTGCGACTCAACTTTTCTCACGGGACTCACGCTGACCATCAGCGAAATATCCGCCTCATTCGACAAACTGCATTTGAACTCAATAAACCAGTAGCCATCCTTCAAGACTTACAAGGACCGAAAATTCGTCTGGGAAAATTTGAAAACGGATCTATAGTATTGGCAAAAGGCGACCCCTTCACCCTAACCAATCGCCCGGTTGTTGGTATGCAGGATATAAGCTGCGTAACCTATGAATATTTGGCAGATGAAGTACCAGTTGGGTCAAGAATTCTCCTTGACGACGGGCGAGTAGAAATGCTTGTAGAGGATATCAATCGCGAAAAAGGTGATTTGCACTCTCGCGTGACTGTAGGCGGGACGCTTTCAAACAACAAAGGAGTAAACTTTCCAGGAGTTTACTTGTCAATCAAGGCAATGACTGAAAAAGACCGTGAGGATTTGATGTTCGGTCTTGACCAAGGCGTTGACTGGGTAGCTCTTTCCTTTGTTCGCAATCCTCAGGATATGATTGAGATTAAAGAGCTGATTTCCAGTACGGGTAAGCAAGTACCAGTTATTGCCAAAATAGAAAAGCACGAAGCGATCGAACAAATGGAAGCAGTTCTGGCATTGTGCGATGGCGTGATGGTAGCAAGAGGCGATCTAGGTGTAGAATTGCCAGCTGAGGATGTACCGATACTACAAAAACGGTTGATTGCTACTGCCAATCGTTTGGGCATTCCCATTATCACTGCTACTCAAATGTTGGACAGCATGGTGAATAACCCCCGTCCAACTCGTGCAGAAGTATCGGATGTGGCTAATGCGATTTTAGATGGTACAGATGCAGTGATGCTCTCGAACGAAACCGCAGTTGGTAAGTTTCCAGTGGAAGCAGTCGCCACAATGGCGCGAATTGCCGAACGTATCGAACAAGAAGAAGCACAAAACACTAACACAAGGCAACTGAGAGATCCAAAGCGTTCCATTCCCAACGCTATCAGCCAAGCAGTCGGTCAAATTGCAGAACAGCTAGGTGCAGCAGCAATTATGACTCTGACACAAACAGGCGCAACAGCGCGGAATGTTTCCAAATTTCGTCCCCAAACACCAATTTTAGCAGTGACACCCCACGTGAATGTGGCACGGCAATTACAACTAGTTTGGGGAGTCAAACCGTTGTTGATGTTAGAACTCCCTTCTACAGGTCAGACATTCCAAGCAGCCATGAATGTTGCTCAAGAAAGGGGATTGTTGTCTGAAGGAGATTTGGTGGTGATGACTGCAGGAACTCTCCAAGGGGTTTCGGGTTCGACAGATTTGATTAAAGTTGAAGTTGTAACAGCAGTCCTCGGTCAGGGAATTGGATTGGGACAAGGTTCTGTAAGCGGTCGCGCACGAGTTACGTATACTGGTATGGATGCTAGTAATTTTAATCACGGGGAAATTTTGGTTGCGCCTAGCACCAATGCTGATTTTGTTGATGCAATTCGTAAAGCTTCTGGAATTATTACTGAAGATGAAAGTCTCACCAGTCATGCAGCCGTGATTTGTTTGCGTCTTGGCGTTCCCGTAATCGTTGGTGTTAAGAATGCAACACAGGTCATTCGCGATGGAGCCATTTTGACCATGGACGTACAACGCGGATTGGTTTACTCTGGTGCAGTTGGAACTCCGTAA
- a CDS encoding type II toxin-antitoxin system RelE family toxin, whose amino-acid sequence MSYKVKFTKGAKKQLRKLPLDVQKRIQARVNDLKIEPRPDGVKKLKGQENSYRIRIGDYRVVYEIEDNVLKVTVVKVKHRSEVYKDDG is encoded by the coding sequence GTGAGTTACAAAGTAAAATTTACAAAGGGTGCCAAAAAACAGTTGAGAAAACTACCCCTCGACGTGCAAAAACGCATACAAGCGAGAGTCAACGATTTAAAAATAGAACCGCGTCCAGACGGGGTTAAAAAGTTAAAAGGGCAAGAAAATTCATATCGTATTCGTATTGGTGATTATCGTGTAGTTTATGAAATAGAAGATAACGTTTTAAAGGTAACTGTCGTCAAAGTAAAACATCGAAGCGAAGTTTATAAGGATGATGGTTAA
- a CDS encoding peptidoglycan-binding domain-containing protein, whose translation MVASAEITMLTLREGDTDNEGIYYGVTLVQELLVALNELPASALSGNFDETTRQAVMRFQEKVGLNADGIVGPRTWRVLGDVLVSGIDDFLQL comes from the coding sequence ATGGTTGCTAGCGCGGAAATAACAATGCTAACCTTGAGAGAAGGTGATACTGATAATGAAGGAATTTACTACGGTGTAACATTGGTACAAGAGCTTTTAGTAGCTCTAAACGAACTTCCCGCTAGCGCGTTATCTGGAAACTTTGACGAGACAACACGACAAGCTGTTATGCGTTTTCAAGAAAAAGTTGGGCTGAATGCTGACGGTATTGTTGGTCCCAGAACTTGGCGAGTTTTAGGTGATGTTTTGGTAAGTGGAATTGATGATTTTCTACAGCTTTAA
- a CDS encoding ATP-dependent zinc protease: MYATKRNFILILCCLLTGAGCTLQNSQATNSVQQDIQTVGWVEKGKIAGVDKEIKFKLDTGATTTSINAEILEKPDSESESGGMIKFRFTNGEGVKEEFELPIVRWVRIESRKADYIRRPVVRMKLCLAGRWIEEEVNLASRDDFNYPVLIGRNMLKKGALVVDSSKTFTTDPTCPAQEARK, translated from the coding sequence ATGTATGCAACTAAACGGAATTTTATTCTCATTCTTTGCTGTCTGCTGACTGGAGCAGGATGTACTTTACAAAACTCTCAAGCTACTAACTCGGTACAACAAGATATTCAAACTGTCGGTTGGGTAGAAAAAGGCAAGATTGCTGGGGTTGATAAAGAAATCAAATTCAAGCTCGATACAGGTGCAACAACAACCTCTATCAACGCCGAAATTTTAGAAAAGCCAGATTCTGAATCAGAGTCTGGTGGCATGATTAAATTCCGATTTACAAATGGAGAGGGAGTTAAAGAGGAATTTGAGCTTCCTATTGTGCGATGGGTTCGTATTGAGAGCCGTAAAGCTGATTATATACGTCGTCCGGTAGTGCGAATGAAATTGTGTCTTGCAGGTCGGTGGATTGAGGAAGAGGTAAACCTAGCCTCTCGAGATGACTTTAACTATCCAGTCTTAATTGGACGCAATATGTTGAAGAAAGGTGCATTGGTGGTTGATTCTTCTAAAACCTTTACCACAGACCCAACATGTCCAGCACAGGAGGCACGGAAATGA
- a CDS encoding UUP1 family membrane protein yields MKRTIYAVLLALFLAAIGLGVFIHKLIASEVPLLPNQSFNSWYVEAKLSLDSQPLPLSVEEDLPATIEFYLPQDSQRYEIVKEDFINKGFERQVENLNKSGNRVAVFTKQNVTDSKGLLFYRAIIQRKSGVTPGKEKVPISGRRLVDKQLVRFGENTERSQDNLAENLPTAEINSLLKEAKSRSSDPFTLAKQIYQLALRQDDIRVQAIRRNLRKEDSTSQLAAFLLNQAKVPARVGNGIFLRSDEVYSTDFIKWLEIQEGDRWLAYDPIDRSFKEQDRYLNWWYGSGRVLQAKGASNVDLEVVVQPNTDNGLTRAVLRGRRVTNPFLEYSFLRLPLATQRVLQVLVLIPIGALIISILHQMVGLQTFGTFTPILISLAFRQTGIFVGIPLFVFVVIIGLLFRGYLNRLQLLIVPRLAAILTATVLLIGLLAVVMESLDLSLGLSVSLFPIVILAMTIERASMMWEENGATETIIAGLGTVLAAVIGYFCMINDYVEHWAFVFPELLLLVLGLNILVGRYNGYKLIEYFRFLSLQRQLNQAKG; encoded by the coding sequence ATGAAGCGTACTATTTATGCAGTGCTATTAGCATTATTTTTAGCGGCGATTGGACTAGGCGTTTTTATCCACAAGCTAATAGCTTCAGAGGTTCCGCTATTGCCCAATCAAAGCTTTAACAGTTGGTATGTTGAGGCGAAGCTATCTCTAGATTCACAACCATTACCGCTTTCAGTAGAAGAAGATTTACCTGCCACAATTGAATTTTATCTTCCTCAAGACTCTCAACGTTATGAAATTGTTAAAGAAGATTTTATCAATAAAGGATTTGAGCGCCAAGTCGAGAATTTAAATAAATCGGGAAACCGGGTGGCAGTATTTACCAAGCAGAATGTGACTGACAGCAAGGGACTTCTTTTTTATCGAGCTATTATTCAGAGAAAATCTGGCGTGACACCGGGAAAAGAGAAAGTGCCGATTTCAGGACGGCGATTGGTTGATAAGCAGCTTGTGAGGTTTGGTGAAAATACCGAAAGATCTCAAGATAATTTGGCGGAAAATCTGCCAACTGCCGAGATTAATTCTCTCTTAAAAGAGGCTAAATCTCGGTCAAGCGACCCTTTCACCCTCGCCAAACAAATTTATCAACTGGCTCTTCGTCAAGATGATATTCGGGTTCAGGCAATCCGCAGAAACTTGAGAAAAGAAGACTCCACCTCACAATTAGCAGCGTTTTTGTTAAACCAAGCAAAGGTTCCGGCGCGGGTGGGCAATGGTATTTTCTTGAGGAGTGATGAAGTTTATTCAACTGATTTTATTAAGTGGTTGGAGATTCAGGAGGGCGATCGCTGGCTAGCCTACGATCCGATTGACCGCAGTTTTAAAGAGCAAGATCGCTATCTGAACTGGTGGTATGGTTCAGGTCGCGTCTTACAAGCTAAAGGAGCAAGCAATGTCGATTTAGAAGTCGTTGTTCAACCCAATACTGACAATGGACTTACGCGAGCAGTTTTGCGCGGTAGAAGAGTCACAAATCCCTTCCTAGAATACTCTTTTCTCCGACTGCCTCTTGCAACTCAGCGAGTCCTTCAGGTGCTTGTTCTCATCCCCATTGGTGCTTTAATTATCTCCATTTTGCACCAAATGGTAGGATTGCAAACTTTTGGTACGTTCACGCCGATATTAATTTCTCTTGCCTTTCGGCAGACTGGAATTTTCGTTGGTATTCCGCTATTTGTTTTCGTTGTGATTATCGGACTTTTATTTCGTGGCTACCTGAATCGATTGCAGCTTTTGATCGTACCACGACTTGCGGCAATTTTAACTGCAACAGTCTTGCTAATTGGTTTGCTAGCAGTTGTGATGGAAAGCCTCGATCTCAGTTTGGGCTTGTCGGTTTCTTTATTCCCGATTGTGATTCTTGCCATGACAATTGAGCGAGCATCAATGATGTGGGAAGAAAATGGAGCAACTGAAACGATAATTGCTGGACTTGGTACTGTTTTAGCAGCCGTTATCGGATATTTCTGTATGATTAATGATTATGTGGAACATTGGGCGTTTGTTTTTCCAGAACTGTTGCTATTGGTTTTAGGGCTAAACATTTTAGTGGGGCGTTACAACGGCTACAAGTTGATTGAGTATTTCCGATTTTTGTCACTGCAGAGGCAGTTGAATCAAGCAAAGGGATAA